GGTACTTATGACAAAGCTAGGTTTAATAATATGTTAAATAGCTTAGGTGATGTTAAGATTATTGAAATTATAAAGGCTTATCGAGGTATTAAAATTAAGCAAGGAGAAGTTCAGAATTCTATAAATACTGTTCCTGATGATGCAGAAAAGCAAGGGTTGCAAGTTAGATTTAATACGCTTCAAGGTGAGTATGATTCTCATATAAGAGATGCTTTTAATAAAGCTTCAGGTGAATTGTATTCTCAGATTATAGATGGTAATAATAGATATCATGATGATTTTATTGGTATTCAAGACGATGTGGAAGCTGACGAAGTTCTCAGAGCTATCGAAGCTGCCATAGCTGCCAAAGCTGCCGAAGCTGCCAGAGTTGCCGAAGAAGCCAGAGCTGCCGCAGCTGCCGAAGCTGCCAGAGTTGCCGAAGAAGCCAGAGCTGCCGCAGCTGCCGAAGCTGCCAGAGTTGCCGAAGAAGCCAGAGCTGCCGCAGCTGCCGAAGCTGCCAGAGTTGCCGAAGAAGCCAGAGCTGCCGCAGCTGCCGAAGCTGCCAGAGTTGCCGAAGAAGCCAGAGCTGCTGCAGCTGCCGAAGCTGCCAGAGTTGCCGAAGAAGCCAGAGCTGCCGCAGCTGCCGAAGATGCTGCCATAACTGCCGCAGAAGCCGCAGCTGCCGAAGCTGCCATAGCTGCCGAAGCTGCCAAAGCTGCCGCAGCTGCCGAAGAAGCTGCCAAAGCTGCCAGAATTGCCGCAGCTGCCAGAACTGTCGAAGCTACCGCAGCTGTCGAAGCTGCCATAGCTGCCGAAGCTGCCATAGCTTTCGAAGCTGCCATAGCTGCCGATGCTGCCGAAGAAGCTGCCGCAGCTGCCTCAGCTGCCAGAGCTGCCAAAGAAGCTGCCAGAGCTGACGAAGAATCCAGAGCTGCCGCAGCTGCCGAAGATGCTGCCATAACTGCCGCAGAAGCCGCAGCTGCCGAAGCTGCCAAAGCTGCCGAAGCTGCCAAAGAAGCCAAAGCTGCCGCAGAAGCTGCCGAAGCTGCCAGAGTTGCCGCAGCTGCCAGAACTGTCGAAGCTACCGCAGCTGCCGCAGCTGCCAAAGCTGCCGAAGAAGCCAAAGCTGCCGAAGCTGCCAAAGCAAGTGGTGCGGCAGGAGGTGTAGTTAATCCTTGAATTAGTTTAAATTAAGATTATTGAGATTAAAGATAGTAAGTAAAGAAAGTTTAAGCCTTAAACGTACACGTTTAAGGCTTTTAATTTGTATGTATAGATAAATATATTTAAATAAATAAGATAATTGCAGATCACAGGTATATACTGTTATTATATTTGTATATTATATTTATTATAATAATATAATTTATTTAATTTGAAAAAGGAGATATTGAATGTTAAATATTAGACATATCAGTTTATTACTAATATTAATATTTCTATTATTGCTAGTTATAAGTTGTGGTTCAGGAAACAGAGCAGGAGCAGGAACAAATACAGGAACAGAAGAAGGAACAGGATTAAGAACAGATGTAGAAGTAAAAGCTGAAGAGGAGCTAGCATATTTGGAGGAAAAGGTTACTGATCCAAGACTTTTGGCATTGTTAGATAATTTTGGAGTATCTGAAGCAGGAAGGAAGGCAATTGGTTATATACGAGAAAACCTCACTGGTGATGATGTTGATAATTTTTTTTATAATCGCTTAAATGAATTAGGAGCTGATGTTACGATTAAAAAGATAATAAAGCCTACTGTGAGCCTTTTGAGGGCTAGAGGTGAAGCTTTGAGAGTTATTGAAGGTACAACAGATGCAGGTGTAAAAACCAGATTGCGACTTGTGTTTAATAGGTATGATGATTTAGTTAATATAAGAGAAAAATTTAATAACTTATTGCTTGAAAGAGATATCTTTGAAAAGACTGTTACTCGTTATGCACCTAGATTTAGAAAGTTTAAAGAAATGGTTAAAAATCCAAGTGTGATGGATGTATATGCCTGGCTTGATGCTGTTGAGCGTACCACAATTAATGAGATAGGGAAGATAGTAATTAATGCTACTTATGACAAAGTTAGGTTTAATAATATGTTAGATAATTTAGGTGATGGTTATATTGTTAGAATTATAGAGATTTATCGAGATATTAAAATTAAGCAGAAGGAAGCTTTTAATGCTATAACTACTGTTTCTGATGATGCAGTAAAGCAAGATTTGAAAGATAGATTGAAGAGGCTTAAAGATGAGTATGATTCTCATATAAGAGATGCTTTTAATCAAGCTGTAGGTGAATTGGCTCGTCAAATTCTGATTAATCGTGATGTATATCTTGGTAGATTTAATAGTATAAAAGTAACCGCTCAAGCTGCCAAAGCAAGTGGTGCGGCAGGTGGTAGTAGTTAATTCTTGAATTAGTTTAAATTAAGATTATTGAGATTAAAAATAGTAGGTAAATAAAGTTTAAGCCTTAAACGTGTACGTTTAAGGCTTTTATTTTGTATATATAGATAAATATATATAAAATATTAAACAAATAAACACAATGTTTGCAGATTAAGGTGGATATATAGATATATAGCATTATATTATTATAATAATGGTATTATTATAAATTTGTATAATAATATATATAAAATATATTCAAATTTAATTTGAAAAAGGAGATATTGAATGGTAAAGATTAGACCTATTAGTGTATTACTAGTATTAATATTGCTGTTATTGCTAGTTATAAGTTGTGGTTCAGGAAGCAAAGCAGGAGCAAATACAAGAGCAGGAGTAAAGCCAGTATCAGGAGCAGGGACAAATACAAGAACAGAACCAAATACAGATGCAGAAGTAGGAGACGAAGAGGCGCTAGCATATTTGGAGGATATTAGTGATTCAAAGCTTAAAGCATTGTTAGATAATTTTGGAGTATCTGAAGCAGGAAGGAAGGCAATTAGTTATATACAAGGAATCCTCAGTCTTGATTATAAGAATGGATTTGATGATGATTTTTATAATTGCTTAAATAAATTAGGAGCTGATTTTTTGATTAAAAAGATAATAAAACCTACTGTGAGTCTTTTGAGGGCTAGAGGTAAAGCTTTGGAAGTTATTGAAGGTACAACAGATGAAGGCGTAAAAACCAGATTGCAAGATATGTTAAGTAGTTGTGATATTGTAGTTTCTGTAGCATGGAATCCCGATCGTGCTAACTTAATCTTTCGAGAAGAGCTGTTTGCAGAGATTATTACTCGTTATGCACCTAAATTTAGGAAATTTAAAGAGATGGTTAAAAATCCACGTGTGAAGGATGTATATGTATGGTTTAATGCTGTTGAGCGTGTCATGATTGATGAGATAGAGAAGATAGTAGTTAGTGCTACTTATGACAAGGATAAGTTTAATAGTATGTTAAATAGTTTAGGTTATTATCGTGTTGATCGTATTTTATATTATTATCGAGAGGTTAAAATTAAGCAGAAGGAAGCTTTGAATGCTATAGCTACTGTTTCTGATGATGCAGAAAAGCAAGCTTTTCAAGCTACATTTAATACGCTTAAAGATGAGTATAATTCTGATATAAGAGATACTTTTAATCAATCTTCAGATAAAATTTATGCTTATTTTATAAAAATTGTTAAATATTTTAATGAATTTTCTTATCTTAAAGACGACGCCAAAAAAGCTGTCGAAAGAGCCGCTGCAGCTGCCAAAGCAAGTGGTGCGGCAGGAGGTGTAGTTAATCCTTGAATTAGTTTAAATTAAGATTATTGAGATTAAAGATAGTAAGTAAAGAAAGTTTAAGCCTTAAACGTACACGTTTAAGGCTTTTATTTTGTATATATAGATAAATATAATGTTTGCAGATTAAGGTGGATATATAGATATATAGATATATAGCATTATAATATTATAATAATGGTATTATTATAAATTTGTATAATAATATATATAAAATATATTCAAATTTAATTTGAAAAAGGAGAGATTTAATGGTAAAAATAAAGTGTTTCAGTGTATTACTAGTATTAATATTGCTGTTATTGCTAGTTATAAGTTGTGATTCAGGAAGCAAAGCAGGAGCAGGACTAGGAGCAGGAACAAATACAAGAACAGTAGTAAAGCCAGTAACAGGACTAGGTTCAGTAACAGGATCAGGAGTAAAGCCAGGAACAGATAAAGAACTAGATGCAGTAACAGTAATAGATGAAAGAACAGAGCCAAAAACAGAAGAAGAAACAGAACCAAATACAGATGTAGAAGTAGGAGATGAAGAGGAGCTAACATATTTGGAGGACAAGGTTACTGATCCAAAGCTTAAAGCATTGTTAGATAATTTTGGAGTATCTGAAGCAGGAAGGAAGGCAATTAGTTATATACAAGGAATCCTCAGAGTTTCTTATAAAAGTGAATTTGATGATAAGTTTTATAATTGCTTAAATCAATTAGGAGCTGATGTTGTGATTGAAAAGATAATCAAGCCTACTGTGAGCCTTTTGAGGTCTAGAGGTAAAGCTTTGGAAGTTATTAAAGGTATAACAGATGCAGGCGTAAAAAACAGAATGCAAAATATGTTAAGTAATTGTGATATTGCAGTTCCTTTTGCATGGCATCCCAGTCCTGATCACTTAACCTTTCTAGAAAATGATTTTGCAGAGATTATTACTCGTTATACACCTAAATTTAGAAATTTTAAAGATATGGTTAAAAATCCACGTGTAAAGGATGTATATGCCTGGCTTGATGCTGATGAGCAAGCTAAAATTGATGAGATAGGGAATATAGTAATTAGTGTTACTTATGACAAGGATAGGTTTAATAATGTGTTAAATAGCTTAGGTGATTATCGTGTTGCTCGTATTTTATATTATTATCGAGAGGTTAAAAAAATGCAGAAGGAAGCTTTGAAAGCTATAGACGGTGTTTCTGATGTTGCAGAAAAGCAAGTGTTTCAAGCTAGATTTAATGCACTTAAAGGTAAGTATAATTCTTATATAAGATCTGCTTTTAATAAATCTTTATTTGCATTGTGTCTTCAGCTTTTCTCTTCTTTTGAATATTCTAATAGATTTTCTAAGATTAAAGACGACGCCAAAAAAGCTGTCGAAAGAGCCGCTGCAGCTGCCAAAGCAAGTGGTGCGGCAGGTGGTGTTAGTTAATCTTTGAATTAGTTTAAATTAAGATTATTGAGATTAAAGATAGTAGGTAAAGAAAGTTTAAGCCTTAAACGTGTACGTTTAAGGCTTTTATTTTGTATATATAGATAAATATATATAAAATATTAAACAAATAAACACAATGTTTGCAGATTAAGGTGGATATATAGATATATAGCATTATATTATTATAATAATGGTATTATTATAAATTTGTATAATAATATATATAAAATATATTCAAATTTAATTTGAAAAAGGAGAGATTTAATGGTAAAGATTAGACATATCAGTGTATTACTAATATTAATATTGCTGTTATTGCTAGTTATAAGTTGTGGTTCAGGAAGCAAAGCAGGAGCAAATACAAGAGCAGGAGTAAAGCCAGTATCAGGAGCAGGGACAAATACAAGAACAGGAGTAAATCCAAGAACAGATAAAGAACTAGGTGCAGTAACAGGATCAGGAGTAAATCCAAGAACAGATAAAGAACTAGGTGCAGTAATAGGATCAGGAGTAAAGCCAGGAACAGATAAAGAACTAGATGCAGTAACAGTAATAGATGAAAGAACAGCGCCAAAAACAGAAGAAGAAACAGAACCAAATACAGATGCAGAAGTAGGAGACGAAGAGGCTCTAGCATATGTGAACAATATTAGTGATCCAAGACTTCAAGCATTGTTAGATAATTTTGGAGTATCTGGAATAGGAAGGAATGCAATTATTTATATGCAAAGAATCTTAACTGTTGATGATATTTATGATCGTTTAAATGAATTAGGAGCTGATGTTACGATTGAAAAGATAATAAAACCTACTGTGAGCTTTTTGAGGACTAGAGGTAAAGCTTTGAGAGTTATTGAAGGTACAACAGATGAAGGCGTAAAAACCAGATTGCAAGATATGTTTGAAAAGTATGATATTTTATCTTTATCTTACTTGTGGGAGGTTTTTAATAGATCGATCAAAGAAAATGATTTTGTAGAGTTTATTGCTCGTTGTGATTCTAGGTTTAGAAAGTTGAAAGAGATGGTTAACAGTCCACGTGTGAAGGATGTATATGCCTGGCTTGATGCTGATGATCGTGTCACAATTGATGAGATAGGGAATATAGTAATTAGTGGTACTTATGACAAAGATAGGTTTAATAATATGTTAAATCTTTTAGAAGATTCTCTTGTTATTAAAATTGTAGTGCTTTGTCAATCTATTAAAAAAAGGCAAGAGGAAGCTTTGAAAGCTATAGACGGTGTTTTTGATGATGCAGTAAAGCAAAAATTGAAAGCTAGATTTAATACGCTTAAAGATGAGTGTAATTCTTATATAAGAGATACTTTTAATCAAGGTCGATATGGCTTGTATTTGCAGATTATGACTGATGGTGATAAATATCGTAATGACTTTAATGCTATTGAAAAAGCCGCTGCGGCTGCCAAAGCAAGTGGTGCGTCAGGTGGTGTAGTTAATCCTTGAATTAGTTTAAATTAAGATTATTGAGATTGAAAATAGTAAGTAAAGAAAGTTTAAGCCTTAAACGTACACGTTTAAGGCTTTTAATATGTATATATAGATAAACACAATGTTTGCAGATTAAAATGGATATAATAATATATTAATATAATAATGATATAATACTATTATTGTATTATTATAAATTTGTATAATAATATATATAAAATATATTCAAATTTAATTTGAAAAAGGAGAGATTGAATGTTAAATATTAGATATATCAGTGTATTATTAGTATTAATATTTTTATTATTGTTAGTTATAAGTTGTGATTCAGGAAGCAAAGCAGGAAAAAATACAAGAGCAGTAATAAAGCCAAGAGCAGGATCAGGGACAAATCCAAGACCAGAACCAAATACAGAAGTAGAAGTAGGAGATGAAGAGGCGCTAGCATATTTGGAGGATATTAGTGAGCCAAATCTTAAAGCATTATTAAATAAGTTTGGGATATCTGAAGCAGGAAGGAAGGCAATTGGTTATATACAAGAAATCCTCAGAGTTTCTTATAAGAATGGATTTGATGATAAGTTTTATAATTGCTTAAATAAATTAGGAGCTGATTTTGTGATTGAAAAGATAATAAATCCTACTGTGAGTCTTTTGAGGGCTAGAGGTAAAGCTTTGGAAGTTATTGAAGGTACAACAGATGCAGGCGTAAAAACCAGATTGCAAGATATGTTAAATAGTTGTGATAATGTAGTTTCTTTTGCATGGCATTTGTATTCTAATCACTTAATCTTTTACAAAGATAGTTTTGCTGATGCTGTTACTCGTTATACACCTAAATTTAATAAATTTAAAGAGATGGTTACAAATCCACGTGTGAAGGATGTATATTCCTGGCTTGATGCTGATGAGCAAGCTACAGTTAATGAGATAGGGAATATAGTAATTAGTGTTACTTATGACAAGGATAAATTTAATAATGTTTTAAATAGTTTAAGTGATTATCATGTTGTTAAAGTTATATCTTTTTGTCGACTTGTTAAAATTAAGCAGGAGGAAGCTTTGAATGCTATAACTACTGTTTCTGATGATGCAGAAAAGCAAAAATTGCAAGTTATATTTAATACGCTTCAAGGTGAGTATAATTCTCATATAAGAGATACTTTTAATCAATCTTTAGATAAAATTTATGCTTTTTTTATAAAAATTGTTAGATATTCTAATGGATTTTCTATTCTTAAAGACGACGCCAAAAAAGCTGCCGAAAGAGCCGCTGCAGCTGCTCAAGCAAGTGGTGCGTCAGGTGGTGGTAGTTAATCCTTGAATTAGTTTAAATTAAGATTATTGAGATTAAAGATAGTAAGTAAAGAAAGTTTAAGCCTTAAACGTACACGTTTAAGGCTTTTAATATGTATATATAGATAAACACAATGTTTGCAGATTAAGGTGGATATATAACATTATAATAATATATTAATATAATGTTATAATAATACTATTATTGTGTTGTTATAAATTTGTATAATAATATATTCAAATTTAATTTGAAAAAGGAGAGATTGAATGTTAAATATTAGATATATCAGTGTATTATTAGTATTAATATTTTTATTATTGCTAGTTATAAGTTGTGATTCAGGAAGCAAAGCAGGAAAAAATACAAGAGCAGTAGTAAAGCCAAGAGCAGGATCAGGGACAAATACAAGACCAGAACCAAATACAGAAGTAGAAGTAGGAGATGAAGAGGCGCTAGCATATTTGGAGGATCTTAGTGAGCCAAATCTTAAAGCATTATTAAATAAGTTTGGGATATCTGAAGCAGGAAGGAAGGCAATTGGTTATATACAAGAAATCCTCAGAGTTTCTTATAAGAATGGATTTGATGATAAGTTTTATAATTGCTTAAATAAATTAGGAGCTGATTTTGTGATTGAAAAGATAATAAATCCTACTGTGAGTCTTTTGAGGGCTAGAGGTAAAGCTTTGGAAGTTATTAAAAGTACAACAGATGCAGGTGTAAAAACCAGATTGCAAGATATGTTAAATAGTTGTGATAATGTAGTTTCTTTTGCATGGCATTTGTATTCTAATCACTTAATCTTTTACAAAGATAGTTTTGCTGATGCTGTTACTCGTTATACACCTAAATTTAATAAATTTAAAGAGATGGTTAAAAATCCACGTGTAAAGGATGTATATTCCTGGCTTGATGCTGATGAGCGTGTCTCAATTGATGAGATAGAGAAGATGGTAATTAGTGATACTTATGACAAGGATAAATTTAATAATGTTTTAAATAGTTTAAGTGATTATCATGTTGTTAAAGTTATATCTCTTTGTCGAGATGTTAAAATGAAGCAGGAGGAAGCTTTGAATGCTATAACTACTGTTTCTGATGATGCAGAAAAGCAAAAATTGAAAGCTAGATTTAATACACTGAAAGATAGGTATAATTCTGATATAAGAGATACTTTTAATCAATCTTCAGATAAAATTTATGCTTATTTTATAAAAATTGTTAAATATTTTAATGGATTTTCTATTCTTAAAGACGACGCCAAAAAAGCTGTCGAAAGAGCCGCTGCAGCTGCTCAAGCAAGTGGTGCGTCAGGTGGTGTAGTTAATCCTTGAATTAGTTTAAATTAAGATTATTGAGATTGAAAATAGTAGGTAAAGAAAGTTTAAGCCTTAAACGTACACGTTTAAGGCTTTTAATATGTACATATTAGATAAATACAATGTTTGCAGATTAAGGTGGATATATAACATTATAATAATATATTAATATAATAATGATATAATACTATTATTGTATTATTATAAATTTGTATAATAATATATTCAAATTTAATTTGAAAAAGGAGAGATTGAATGTTAAATATTAGACATATCAGTATATTACTAGTATTAATATTTTTATTATTTCTATTTATAAGTTGTGGTTCAGGAAACAAAGCAAGAGCAAATACAAGAACAAAACCAAATACAGAAGCAGAAGTAGGAGACGAAGAGGCGCTAGCATATTTGGAGGATATTACTGATCCAAGACTTTTGGCATTGTTAGATAATTTTGGAGTATCTAAAGCAGGAAGGAAGGCAATTGGTTATATACAAGGAGTCTTAAGTGTTTCTTATAAGAATGGATTTGATGATAAGTTTTATAATTGCTTAAATAAATTAGGAGCTGATTTTGTGATTGAAAAGATAATCAAGCCTACTGTGAGCCTTTTGAGGGCTAGAGGTGAAGCTTTGAAAATTATTAAAGGTATAACAGATGAAGGCGTAAAAACCAGATTGCAAGATATGTTAAATAGTTGTGATATTGTAGTTCTTTTTGCATGGCATCCCGGTTCTGATCACTTAACCTTTCTAGAAAATGATTTTGCAAAGACTGTTACTCGTTATGCTTCTAAATTTAGGAATTTTAAAGAGACGGTTAAAAATCCACTTGTGAAGGATGTATATGCCTGGCTTGATGCTGATGAACAAGCTACAATTGATGAGATAGATAAGATGGTAATTAGTGATACTTATGACAAGGATAAATTTAATAATGTTTTAAATAGTTTATCTTATTATCGTGTCCTTAGAATTATAGAGATTTATCAAAAGGTTAAAAAAATGCAGGAGGAAGCTTTGAAAGCTATAGAAGGTGTTTCTAATGATGCAGCAAAGCAAGCTTTTCAAGCTAGATTTAATACGCTTAAAGATGAGTATAATTCTTATATAAGATCTGCTTTTAATAAATCTTCAGGTGAATTGTATTATGATTTTAAAAGAATTTATGAATGTTTTGTAGATTTTTATAATATTAAAGTCGAGGCTCAAGCTTCCAGAGTTGCCAAAGCAAGTGGTGCGTCAGGTGGTGTAGTTAATCCTTGAATTAGTTTAAATTAAGATTATTGAGATTAAAGATAGTAGGTAAAGAAAGTTTAAGCCTTAAACGTACACGTTTAAGGCTTTTAATATGTATATATAGATAAATATATTAATATAATAATAGTATTATTATAAATTTGTATAATAATATATTCAAATTTAATTTGAAAAAGGAGATATTGAATGGTAAAAATAAAGTGTTTCAGTGTATTACTAGTATTAATATTGCTGTTATTTCTATTTATAAGTTGTGATTCAGGAAGCAAAGCAGGAGTAAAGCCAGGAGCAGGATCAGGGACAAATACAAGAACAAAACCAAATACAGAAGCAGAAGTAGGAGATGAAGAGGCTCTAGCATATTTGGAGGATATTAGTGATCCAAAGCTTAAAGCATTGTTAGATAAGTTTGGAGTATCTGAAGCAGGAAGGAAGGCAATTGGTTATATACAAGAAATCCTCAGAGTTTCTTATAAGAATGGATTTAATGATAAGTTTTATAATTGCTTAAATCAATTAGGAGCTGATGTTGTGATTGAAAAGATAATCAAGCCTACTGTGAGTCTTTTGAGAGCTAGAGGTAAAGCTTTGAAAATTATGAAAGGTATAACAGATGCAGGTGTAAAAACCAGATTGCAAGATATGTTGGATAATTTTGATAAATTAGTTCCTTTTGCATGGAATCCCGATCGTGATCTCTTAATCTTTAAAGAAGATTTTTTTGCGAAGTTTGTTAATCGTTATACACCTAAATTTAGAAAGTTTAAAGAGATGGTTAAAAATCCACGTGTGAAGGATGTATATGCCTGGCTTGATGCTGATGAGCAAGCTACAATTGATGAGATAGAGAAGATAGTAGTTAGTGCTACTTATGACAAGGATAAGTTTAATGATAAGTTAAATAGTTTAAGAGATTATCGTGTTGTTGTAGTTATATATTCTTATCGAGATATTAAAAATGATCAGGATGAAGCTTTGAAAGCTATAGACGGTGTTTCTGATGATGTAGAAAAGCAAAAATTGCAAGCTAGATTTAATACGCTTCAAGGTGAGTATAATTCTTATATAAGAGCTGCTTTTAATAAATCTGCAGATGATTTGTCTTCTCAGAATATCTCTCCTTTTGAATATTCTAATGGATTTTCTATTCTTAAATACGACGCTGCAGTTGCCAAAGCAAGTGGTGCGGCAGGTGGTGTTAGTTAATCCTTAAATTAGTTTAAATTAAGATTATTGAGATTAAAAATAGTAGGTAAATAAAGTTTAAGCCTTAAATGTGTACGTTTAAGGCTTTTAGTTTGTATATATGGATAAATATATTAAACAAGTAAATATAATGTTTGCAGATTAAGGTGGATATATAGCATTATAATAATATAATAATGTAAATATATTCAAATTTAATTTGAAAAAGGAGATATTGGGTGATGAAGTTAAGCCATTTCAGTTTATTTTTAGTATTAATATTTCTATTATTGTTAGTGGTAAGTTGTGACTTAAAATCTAAGGGAAGTACTGAGATTAAAGAGAATTTGACTGTCAAAAGAGAGGTAAGGAAATTAGACAAGTTTAGTGGGGAATATACTTCAAAAATGGTTGCAACAGTTGATAATTTAGATATTAAGCTCAATAATCTGCTAGACAAATTTGGGTTACTTGATAAGGAAAGGGAATCAATTGCATATATAAGGCGTACGATAACTGATGCTAATGTTGGCAAACTTAAAGGTTACAGGACTTATACTGATGTCGAGTTTCATAATTTACTTGAAAGTTTAGGTGCAGCTAGGATTAAAGAAATTATAACATTTTATTTAGAGGTTGTTAACATTCAGGAATCATTTGAAAGGGCTATTAAAAATATTAAGGACGCTACATCAAGAGGCAAATTACAGAATGAGCTTAATGAACGCAAGAATCAGTATCAGTTGCATTTAAAAGGGTTATTTGATAGTGATAATTTTGATGATATATATAATAAGATTATAGGTGATAATTATTTTTCTGAATTAATTGAATTTAAATACGAGATTATAGAAGTTGAAGGTGGTTTGGATGTATATACATGGCTGTCTGATGATGAGCAGATTGTAATTGATAAGATACGAGAAATAGTAACTGA
The genomic region above belongs to Borrelia parkeri and contains:
- a CDS encoding BTA121 domain-containing protein surface lipoprotein, producing MLNIRHISILLVLIFLLFLFISCGSGNKARANTRTKPNTEAEVGDEEALAYLEDITDPRLLALLDNFGVSKAGRKAIGYIQGVLSVSYKNGFDDKFYNCLNKLGADFVIEKIIKPTVSLLRARGEALKIIKGITDEGVKTRLQDMLNSCDIVVLFAWHPGSDHLTFLENDFAKTVTRYASKFRNFKETVKNPLVKDVYAWLDADEQATIDEIDKMVISDTYDKDKFNNVLNSLSYYRVLRIIEIYQKVKKMQEEALKAIEGVSNDAAKQAFQARFNTLKDEYNSYIRSAFNKSSGELYYDFKRIYECFVDFYNIKVEAQASRVAKASGASGGVVNP
- a CDS encoding BTA121 domain-containing protein surface lipoprotein, giving the protein MVKIKCFSVLLVLILLLFLFISCDSGSKAGVKPGAGSGTNTRTKPNTEAEVGDEEALAYLEDISDPKLKALLDKFGVSEAGRKAIGYIQEILRVSYKNGFNDKFYNCLNQLGADVVIEKIIKPTVSLLRARGKALKIMKGITDAGVKTRLQDMLDNFDKLVPFAWNPDRDLLIFKEDFFAKFVNRYTPKFRKFKEMVKNPRVKDVYAWLDADEQATIDEIEKIVVSATYDKDKFNDKLNSLRDYRVVVVIYSYRDIKNDQDEALKAIDGVSDDVEKQKLQARFNTLQGEYNSYIRAAFNKSADDLSSQNISPFEYSNGFSILKYDAAVAKASGAAGGVS